A genomic stretch from Gopherus flavomarginatus isolate rGopFla2 chromosome 3, rGopFla2.mat.asm, whole genome shotgun sequence includes:
- the HSPB3 gene encoding heat shock protein beta-3, translating into MEGVVTRHWVETPVRYQEQFAVQDLEACKLDHSLYALPGPSKAEVRSRHATKSTATAERDSTEEGKPSFQVLLDVVQFRPEDIIIQTFEGWLLIKAQHGPRMDEHGYISRSFVRQYKLPNGVKKKDLSALFCHDGILVVEMKSSEGMD; encoded by the coding sequence ATGGAAGGAGTAGTTACAAGACACTGGGTGGAAACTCCTGTACGTTATCAGGAGCAGTTTGCTGTCCAAGATCTGGAAGCGTGCAAGTTGGATCACTCCTTATATGCTTTGCCAGGCCCATCCAAGGCTGAGGTGAGAAGCCGACATGCAACAAAAAGTACAGCTACAGCAGAGAGGGACAGCACCGAGGAAGGCAAACCCAGCTTTCAGGTCTTACTGGATGTTGTGCAGTTCCGTCCTGAAGATATCATCATTCAGACTTTCGAAGGCTGGCTCCTGATCAAAGCTCAGCATGGACCTAGGATGGACGAACATGGTTACATATCCAGAAGCTTTGTTAGACAATACAAATTACCTAATGGAGTCAAGAAAAAAGATTTGTCTGCTCTCTTCTGCCATGATGGCATTTTGGTTGTTGAAATGAAGAGCTCAGAGGGAATGGACTAA